The segment ATGCCGCAAAGTGACAATAAAAGAATGTAATCAAAGCTAGGAACCAACAACTAGCAACTATCAGCATTCACAGTATAACTACAACAAAATTTCATTACTGTTTTTCTAGCTAGGTCTGATGCcccttattcttaaaaaaaaaaaaagaaaacaaatcgAGCCTTAAAATGAAATAGACGTATAGAAACCAAACCCTTTGTGACTTTGACGAATTGCCAAGTCTACTGAAGCCCCATGAACCGATGGTTCTGCATTAAAAAGAAACCGAACAATATATCAGGCACATGACTCAGCTTTATGTTAAGTTATGCAAGGGGGTAATGACAGAGCCACTGATcaagtttttcttctttttatttttttgtttttttaacatGGCACAATATATCCGTATCAAACACCAATAATTAAGTTGACCAAGATATTTTCCCCAGTTGACACTAGAAATTGGAATGCTGTACACATATAGACATCCAATCATTTATATGGAACTTCTAAGTTGGAAATGGAGGGGAGGTCAAAATACAATTGCCCTTGGCAGATGATCCTTAATTCCATAAGGGAGGCAATTAATTACAGACATAGCCTTCAGCATATTATGCAAAGCCAAATTTTGCCAAGTTTTCTAGAGGATAATTGAAGAAAATGAGCGTATCAATTGAACATGCTACCATATGATGTTTCATCATTCATCAAGCCTATTTGGATCAACCTGGATAATTGGTGATTACTATAATAATGAAgccagaaagaaaaagaaaaacaggcATACGcagagagagaaaaatcaaggcCATTGAAGAAGATTGTAAAAGAATGCCAGATAGTTGAAGAACAACCATACGATATGAGAAGCAATAAGTTCCAGATATCAAGATGCAGTTACATAATCCTAGTATTCTCATGTGAGCACACACGAGGATATGAGCTACCGAGCATATCTTAATATGAAGTACTGCAAACTGTAAAGGAAAGTATACTGCACTTATTAAATTCAATGGATAAATCAAACCTGCAATTATCTCCCAGATCCAGTAAGAACATCAAGCAATCCGCAGCAACTGAACAACGAGGTTCTTTGCACCACTGGTGGAGTCGAAGCAACAAGAGGCTTGGGAACCAATGCagcaaataaaaaagaaaaaccattAAGTCAACttaaataaagaattttaaaCCCGCAACTTTAGAAAACAATAGGAGCAAAGATATACCTGCTTTTCAGAATGATCATGGGACTCAAGATGTTGGGGATTTTCCACCATAGTACTACTTTCAGCAGTAGAAGTAGCAGCGGATGATacattttttccttcattttctccCAACTCAACCTGAGAGACACCATTTGAAGAAGGCAATAATTTCTCTTCACTTTCCTTCAACCCTGGTTCAACTACAACAGACACTGATTTGTTTGCAGAAACTTCTGCAGCATGATCCAGTTCCTCTGGCACATATAACCCACTTTTTACCAAATTGTCAACGTTAGCAGTTTCAACTGCAGAATTACTATCAACATTTCCGACTGCTTCATTCTCAACCAACTTCAGGACTTCTTCAGATTTAACAGTAGCCAGCTTATCCTCATTGCCATATGCAGTCGCTTCAGAAACAAAATTATAGGCTTCTTCCTTAGAATTCTTCTGAGAGGCTTGAGATTCATCATCTGAACTGCTCCTGCTACTGCTGCTACTAGAGCTCTTCTCATGCTTAATGTGCCGAATGGCGACAAACGTGCTCTCAAGATCCTCCTTAGGTCCCGACTCATTTTCAACTTTAACAGAGAAAACATCATCTGATCTCGATATCTCAGAGCTTTCTGCATCTCTATTGGCTTCTTCCACAGACTTGTCCTCAGTTACATGCGATTGAACAGGTGAAGCCcctctttttccttcttcttccCTCTCATTGAATGGATGCTGGTGATTGGGGTCGCCCTGAGATGCGGGGGAACCAACATCGCCACCGTCACTTTCTCTTTCATCTTGGCTTCTTTGATCCCCATTTCCTAGCACCATTTGGTAAAATCAGAATAGTTCTAATCACTAAGCAAACAGCAAGTCTACCAACACCCACTAGAAATGACCGAAATAAACACTATAGAAAAACCGAGTGAAAATTCTAAATTGATTAAGCGAAATTATCTCCGATGATTTTCCATGAAAACtaacttaaaaagaaaaaccaTGAACACATGGCAATTAAAACCAAGAAAAAATAAAACGCACAGGACTATAACTTGAGAAATGATAGAGAAGAATTCGGGATCCAGTTCATTAATAGCAGGAACTGAGGTAAAAAACAAGAAAATCTcggaaaaggaaaaaagaaaagaaaatatcataaaGTAAACAGGAAGTGATTAAAGAATGACAATCCCAATGAAAAGCAACCGAATCTATTAATCAAGGGTAAGAACTAGAAAATTAACACTATTAGCTATGAAACCTTCAAAGCAAGCTGATTTACTTTAATAAATCTCCAAAAACAGTAAATCCAGAAATGAATAGCATCGACAGATGGATAATCAAATCAAGATTCAACCAAAACGACTTctcattaataaataaaaaaaaggaaaatacccATCATCattaaagagaaaaagaaaacccaaaaacaaagatTCCATAGAAAAGCAAAGCAAAATACCATGTGGGTTGTTGTTAGTTGATGAATTGGTGTTGTTGGTTGCTTGTTCCTTCTTTTTCTTAGCCGCTTTTCTCTTCTTAGAACCTGATGGCATGATTGATGATGATTCCCCCCCTTCTCTTTTTTCTCCTTCACAGATCGTGTGGGGTGTCCCCTAATatcccctctctctctctctctctctctctctctctctctctctctctctctctctctctctctctctgtgcCTATTTGGCTGCTCTCACTCACTGTGAACTATCCTACCTGTATAATACacagtaaatattaatattttgtaGCTGTGGTGGCAAAACCCAAAGCGTAATTGGTTGCTAGTGCTACAATTCAGATTCTGCTTCAAGCAACGCTCTTTGCATTCTCTCTTTGATGATTAAAACATTTTGTCCTTCATTAACTTGTTTTTATTCTGTGCTTTGCTAAAATGGGACTTTTTATTTTATGGCAGCTACAACGAATAAGTGACGTTTTTTAATTGCGCCATTATTTCATtactattcatttatttatttatttatagccACATGATTTTTGTTAgtatactatttttatttttattttgtttgcaTTTTTTGGGGGATTTTTGGTATGTGAACGGAATGGGATTGTTTCTCTAAATCTGgactttttttataaaatacaCGGGATTGATGGGCCCATAGAGGGTACTTCTGCGGTATATTTGAGAAATGAAAATGGCTTGAAatcatgaaattttgaaaataagtggTACAGGTATTCATGTATGCAGTTTAACATTTCTTGAATTAGATATAAGAAAATAATTGTACctttcaaatatattaaaaagggTTTATTATagttttagtccttttatttttttgacttaatataacatttgacacttaaatttgacatttttttcctaatttgattatgacTCAGTTTATTACTTGAACTGGACATTTTTCCTAATTTGCTACCTAAGCTTTGTTTGGTCCGATTTATTACCTAAACTTGATCTTTTTTTAGGTTTAATTTAGTACTCAAAACTTGTTAAATGATATTAACCCAAAACACTAACGGTGTTAAAAAAATCGTGTTAtgctataaaaatattattagtaTTAAAAGAAATTAGTGTTAAAAATTATACACTGAGCTATACTTAACAAATTAATATTGAATAAGAAAACATGAGttttaaaatccaaaataaaataatttcattattttaaattaaaatgaaataaataaaataaactaaaagtaattgaacatttaaaatacaaaaaaaaattaggtcATTTGCTACATCTCAGTCatacattaattatttttgttaccTCAAAAAATAACATTATTAGTCCATTTGAGTAATTTGTATGACAAATTAGTATCAAATCGAATAAAAAATAGATACCATATTAAAAGAAAGAATCAAATTTAGAtaccaaatattatattaaacctCTTTTTAATGATATTATTAATTCAAACTATTAAATTGATGACAGTGTTAATAATGCTGAAAAATTCacttattaataatatataaaattataaaattataaaattaaataaattaaattatgtgaaattcaAATATAGCAATTAAACTTATACAAAAGTTAGAAAGTTAAATACTGTTCTACTCGGATCCAAATAAACCGTTAGTTGCCAATGAAACTATTGACGGTGTGATAAAGTTATAATTTATTAGTATCATAAATCAAAATACGATTTAAAATAAAGAGGTCAGTGGTCACGTGGTTTTGGGATTAATTTATGGGGGACTTCAGTCACCAAAGCATCAAAATGTGTTGGTTGATTTGGGATCAGATCAGAAATAAAGTGGACGATCTGACTTTCTAATTTCTAGTTTTGTACTTGCTGAGTGTGAAcaagaatattataaaattaagatGATTGGTTGAATTTCGGCATAGAGAGGTTTTTTTtactttctaaaatttatggatttagtcctcataatttaatttaattaattttaatctttatatttttgaattggtCAGTTTTAGTTCTTATCTTTTCGAATTTTTTGAAGTATTGGTCTTGGCCAAAGCAACAGCtaaatttgtttggttaaattcaattattagtcATGTATCATGCGTCTAGTTGTAGATTTAGTTCATATTCTCCAATTCAATCATTTTATGTCCCTGTACTTTTTAAACCTTGAAACTTTTGTCTACACAAATGGCCATAGTTAATTCATTAACTAGATTTttagtaatatgtgaaaataataagctGACATGacatcacatatcaaatttcaaaaatagcaaaatttaataattatcatttggtgatgactaaaatttaaatataaaagattcaaaaattaaaatgaccaaatcaaaatataatgattaaatttacaACTTTCACACGATGCGATagtaataacaaaatttaacatttttcttTTAAAGTGAGAAAAGCTTTTTtgtcattttatattatataaaatttaattataaactagTATGATTCTCTCCACGCTTCACGTCGGgttaaatatttatttcatttgctAATTATAGAGTAGAAAAATTAAAGGTTGCAATATGCTCTAAGTTGTTGTActatttatatatttgaaatttaacttttatacttttattttcaagaatttaatttttcattttcaagTTTAAAAATATAGGTTTATTTGTTAACACTGTTAAAATTCATTTGTTAAACTTTTTGGCGtgacaatttgaaaaaaaaaaaaacctcaattGGTGTGCATGCAGCAAATGGCATCATAATATATTTGGATTTAATAGATAATTTTAACGAtgttaacaattttaaaaaattatatcaacattttaaatgaaataaagtaTTTAGACTAACTACTAACTAATGAATTATAAGAGCTGAGGTATCAAATTATTTCAAACCTGaaatatatagattaaatctcaatttaaacaaaatataagaatcaaaattataaattaactaTTCTTATATAATCTTAGAAAACAAAGAGAttagaattaaaatttaaccattatgtaaaagaaaaagtgaagaagAAATGAAATTAGACAGGTGCCAAGTAAGGAAGGCCTTAAACCCTTCCTTTTATATTTAGTACCCGATCCCGATGTAAACGTGCATGTGCCCACCCATCTTTACAACATATAGTAAACTCTAAATTATAGTGTACAAATTTCCAATTAGAATCAATTTCAGATGCTCTTAAAATAATAGTTTTCAGCTTAATTTAATAATAAGCTTTAGtggtaccaaaataataataagctTTAGTTAATTATGATTTTCTTTTCATGTTTAAATTATAATTCCGTAATCcttattttatttgttaatatacATACTTTCTCatgaatttaatatattataGTGCATTCATGTCAtggataaaaaattatatttaacatatatttataaaaattatatgaaaACTAAATATAGTTTAATTGAAACAATAATATTAAGGGtttgaaattcataatttttattatgtgtagttatttttaagatttattttataaattttatataagatattaaaatatctcgtacttatatttattattttattagaaattaaatttaattatttttaattaaactaGTGTGATCGATGACATGAAATTCAATATAATATCTGTAATTTATAACTATTTTggtatgtatttttaaaatcatcATACCAATGTCATGctgttttcatttatttttgtattgtatttttatatttaaatttatatcatATTTTGCACATATTATTTGCTACAGTGATTCTATTCATGAAAGAATTTATGAGTTCATACTATGCCATGTCATATTTTAATACATAATTTCTCataccaaattaatttagagAAAAATTATTCGTGCTCATGTGCACATGATTTTTAGTATATATTTTCATGCATTAGTAATTATTTTATGTACTTTTTTTAAATTCAtgcattattttaattatttgtgtatcatatgtTTGTGttataattatatcatatatataactTTCTATCTTGTTGACTAAGACTTTGGAACGCTTACTTTACCGATTCAAAATAAGACAAGCACATATTAATAGATCACACCCCTGACAAAGGGGGTTTGCTTGATATTCATACATTACGCTTATTTATTATCTTAATAGGGCAACTTGCACCcaagaaataaaaacatcaataCGTGCAGAACCATTAACAAGAAAATATGTAAAAGCTCGGGAAGGGGCAGACAATGCCCCTAATAAGGCCCAAGAACCAGCCAAAACTCTCTTTCTCCCTCTCTCACTGCTTCTTCTTATCTCCACTAAAGTTGTCCATGGGCTAGGCCAAGATTcggttcaaaaaaaaaatcatgtccATGTTCATTTTTTGGGTCGATTCTGCTCATCCAAAAAGGCCATTTCATTGttaaaaaaataatgaaatatatattttaattgatattttatatatttatatttaaaatattttttatttaaattaaattttagtcAACTTAGGATAAAAAAATATTGTCCAAGCTCGACTCAAGTAAGGTTTGGTGGGCTACTTGTTCCTAGGACAATCCATCCATTAGGTGGAGATTAGATTTGTCCAAGGGTTGGATAGTCCATCCAACCCCACTTGAGTGGGCTTGAACAAATGTTTTTATACTATGTATGGATTATcctaataaataaaacatatttattaaaagtttataaaaaaacaaattgaaactttaatttaagtgataaaattgaaaatttaaataatatgagtctaaatttaaattttattgtataaagattttattaatttaatataaaaataaaaatatcctcCTAATAAAACCActttttataaaagaaaacatggtAAGTACATGATAATTACCTGTTCTTCTCAAAGTAATCCTTAAATAACAAACACATGAAGCTTAAAAAAAATGCTTAAAACCATTACAATATGTTTACCCATAGGCCACAATTTTTCACATAAAAAGGAGTATCGGGAAGCTCTAAGAATAACCACAACtttaaaaaaggaaagaaaaggcaGTATTTAGTTATGGCCATTTGTAAAGCAAAGCAAAGGAAAACAGAGAACAGAGGAGGGATGGGTTTTTTACCGaaacaatatataaaagaaatttaattattgAAATAGGATTGCATGTCTATTATTTATAAGAAAAGGTCAAGTACGGTGTGGCTTAAGCAATCAGTGGCACCAGCCTTCACTGGCAGCAATCATTTAGATAATGGttacaataaaaaaaaatttatagtaTTGCTGAACAATTGGCAGCATCGGTATCTATTTACTCCAAAATAtattcatatatttcatattattagactcaaaaaaatatttttttaatagtaCAGTCTACGTATCAAGTGACAcagaaattaattaatatttaatttattttttttatttttttaaaaaataaaaaatagcttGAAACTTAGTTTGAAAGCCGAACTTGTGACTGACTGGTCACGTCAAGTGGCACCGCCTTAACTGCTTAACACCAATATAACTGGTTAATCACAGGTTCGACTCCCAAGTTAAGtttcaagctttttttttttttatcttttgtttttattatatatatatataacttcatTGGGGGTTGGCTTTTTCCCAGCCCCACACAAACAATTTGTTAAGGAAAGAAAAAAAGCTAAGGGCCCAATCACAgatgaaaaagaaagaaggaaggtCCCCTCTGAAAAAACAAAaaggtattttaattttttttttaatattaaaatcatttatattttagatttatattttttttttgtaaaagtcATTATTATTAGTTTAGATTTTTTTTACCAAATCCTGCGGTATCTAGATAGGGCATAATCCGTTTGTTTGACTAGTAACTTGGAGGggaccttctttctttttttccggCTGTGACTAGGTCTTTAGCCTTTTTGTTTTCTTAACGGGTTGTTTGTGTGGGGGTTGAGGACCAAACCAACCTCCCTTTTATaatgaatattttaataaatatatatatatacatataatataatataaacaaAAGATAAAAAAGGCTTGAAACTCGATTTGGGAGTTGCCACTGACGTGACCAGTCAATCACAAGTTTAGCTCCTAAACCAGGTTTCAAGTCTttttattaatcttttaaaaataaaatatattaaatattaattaattctaGTATCGTTTGACACGTCAGCGAtactattaaaaaaatattttcttttgatCTAACAATATGAAATACAAATGTATATTTTAGAATAAATACATATCGATGTTGTCGATTGCTTAGGCAACaccataaaaaattattattttttaaattttaataactaTCTAAATGATTGCTGCCAGGGGAGGTTGGTGTCGCCAATTGCTTAGCGGCACCATCGGTTCACTATGTAATTTGCATATTCTTGTAAATAATGAACATGCAATTCTATTTcagtaattaatttttatattattttggtaaaaacttattttaaagtttatatattattatttattctcaacaatttttttaatttatatatatattgaaaatatttttgtaaatttatttttttgaatttttagaattatgATCAAATTGAGACTATTTACAAATTTtgagaattaatttttaaaattatgactaaatcaatataatatataaaaattaaagagttaaatttgttattatattgatTTTTCAACTACCATGACACCCTCCCTTTAGTACAATTAAcggaaatgggccaaaaataataatttcaattagTTGAGTGGctaatttaaaaaattcatagTTGGGTGACAAAAGAAATCTATAATTGAAtgaccaatttaaaaaaaaatcataattagcTGACCAGAAAAAAAATAGCCCATAATTAAGTGACGTGTGGTATAATTTACTCGAACTAAATTCACATTGGACCCAAAACTTCTCTACTTCTCTTCCATCGCGGTTCGTGCCAATCTGTATGCTTTCCCTTTCAACTTTTTTGTTCTGGGTAGATTCGACCCAAAGGTTCCCGAGCAACCAAGGATGGCCCTGGGTTTTGCTCCTCCTACTACAGATTCCTTGCTAGACTGTTTTTGCCTATCATATTTAGAGCCGGGATCGGTCTAATACGAGAcacaaaaattaaaacatgattCGCTACTTTTCTAAAATGTAATTTGTTAGGTAGTTTTCTTATTCatttaatatgatttttggatactaaatatatagtttttttgtgtttatataaatatataaccctaaataaataaattctgaattatttattttattcaataattTTAAGTATAAATCtcataattataaataaattttaattttatataattttatttgattcaatTCTCACATATTATtgacacaattattgatatagtatcattttaaatttatatattacatatacaaataattatatttatttaataaaaaataatatgatatatttatttaaatgtgtataatttaatcaaaattaaaatttcatttatatatttaaaccgtaataaaaaaattattaaatatataattttaaaatttatctctATACTAAACAACGTTAGTTTTATTGAATTTACAGCTAGAATTCaccatttcaaaaatcaaaaaggAGATACTGGTTTTTGGTAATAGAAGTTATTGCCCACAAGGTTTTTTAGTTTTAAGTTTTTTCTTTTTTCGTGCTTTTAGGCTTTATCTGATTTTGGTGAAGATTAGTGTGCGTTTCgttttaagaaataataattattttgattttggttttcttaaaaatggaaaataatgaataaaatgtacttagttacaaattttgagaatgatttttgaaaataaaatataaaaaatcatgCTTTCAttgttttcaataaaatattttggaaaaatgaaaaagttaaaaaaagaaaaaaaaattaagtttcattttatgtgttaaattggCTGTGTTTGGAATAATTTTGGAAGcaactttttattttaataacctTTAAacctttttaatttaaatatattttattttaaaattgtaaaatatttttaataaattatactataatttatttatttaattattttattttgaaaaatacataCCAAACAATTTTCATTATTGAACATTTATCGGACATATCTCTTActtttcttaaaaatataaaataaaattatttcctGAAAATGAAAATAGATCCTTAGTTTTTGATTGTTTTTAGTAGTGTTTAGTTGTTTTAGGGCGGGGGTTTGATATAATGCGGTGGATTTTGTAGGTTGTTTttgctttattattattatctaaaagAATGAATGGGTTGATTCAAATCTCGCCGTTGTTTGCTCATGCTATTATTTGTTCTTCTTCTTGGGTTGATTATAGCTATCAGGTTGTGTTGTCTGATTCTGCTCTGTTTCTGGGCAAAACTGAGGGATAACTACAACAATCAGTTTAAACTTAGTATATTAATATCAggggcatatatatatatattcctataTGTTTTAAGGGTATAAAGAGACGAAGAATTATAGAAATTTGGAAGTGAATAATCATTTGAGAATGTGGTGTCAAGGTCTACCCTGCAATTGATTGAAACAGCGAAAGGGTTTAAAGCTTTAAATTTCCTCTAAAttgtcttcttcttctttttaaaattatttagatgaTAAAACTATGTTTCAGCATTTTATTTGTTCACCTCAGATTTTATTAATCCCCATCACCTGCCTTGATTTGGTTGGGTAAACTACTTAATAGGATGTGcctgttactgttatgtttataTAGCCTGCAACTTATTTGTAATTAGTGTAGATGTTTAATTTGAATGTAAAATCTTGCATAATACATGATGTAGTTGGTAGTTGATGTGGGATGGATGACATTATTTTAACAGACGTTCATCACCTTGCAGGCAGAGAGCTTATTCCATAATAAACTCAGAAAAGATAACCCGCAAAAGAGTGACAGTAGAAAGTTTGATTTTTCttatcaacaaaaaaaaaaaaagagctaatTACCACTgggtatttttttttaatatggaAAACATAATTACCTCTAGTTTTATGAAGTAGTTAAtatctttaaaaaataaattttttgattgaATCATCAGTTTAGAAATAATTAGTGGAGCCAGCTCAGCAATCAATATAGATCCATGAATATAATAAGAAGGATGACACtacttctttttttttatgaCCCAAAGGGGCTCACAGGATTGACATGGCGATCCAAAGATGATAATGACTAGTCTCTAAAACTAACTACAATTACTGGTTCATATGTCATATCTATGTATCCTGGAAAGGCAAAGCCGCCGTAGATACAGACTTAAATATCTTTCAAACATTAAATACGTTCCTCTGCATGGCCACGAGTGGACGCCTATGCCTTACACTCTGGTGGTGGTGGGTGACGACTACCACGTCCATGACGCTCATCATTGCAATAGTAGTAAATTCTGCATCGTTTTCGAACCCAGCTCAGTAGCTTTTTGCCTCGAGCACTAAGCCCTTGCATTTCCCAATCGCTTTTAGCGACGAAGTTTCTGTAATAAGCAACGAAAGGAGCCTTGGACCAGTCGGTTTTCACCCTCCCACCTCTCGTCGCCCAATCATCCGCATCCCACAAGCTGGCGTACACCTTCATCCGCTGGTTATTGGGGTACGGAACTCCAATCGACTCTTCATTGTTGAATACCCTTATCGGGATGCTATCTACCAAGATTCTGAACAAAATATTATATGAAAATCTCGAGCAAGACCACACTAATAATAATGAAGAGGATGGAATCGAGTGTGTGTTAATTTCTTACATGATGTTTTTGGGGTTCCATACAATGGAATAAGTGTGAAAATGCTTTGTTGGGTCGAACCAGAGGTGGAACCCTTCCTCTCTTCCCCCTTGTCCTTGGGTGAACACGTTAGTGTGAAGAGTGTAAGGAGAGCCACTTTTGTTGCCCAAGAACTCTAGGTCGATTTCATCGTGAGACGGTCCTTCTGAAGATAGCTGCAACGATTTAAAAAGAACAAAACAAAAGCATATTAATAGCATGCATTTCATGAAATTACAAAGACTTGCAAAAAGAAATTAATTAGGGAGGTGAAGATCGTACGTAGAAGGTGGTAACAGTGCCAGCTGAGTTACCAGCAATGAGCTTCATTTGCATGTTGAACCTTCCGAAGAGGTAGTCTCTGTTGGACTTGAAACCGGCGCCTCCGGCAGTTTTGTCCATCGTAAGCCTCAGAAGATTACCTCGACCAAGTACTCGAGCATGGCCGCCGCCCCATGTTATCTCCACATCTTGATGGAAATTATTGGCGGAAGCAGCAGCCATGAGAGAAAGCAAAAGCATTGATGAAACTCTCAAGTTTCCCATCCTCAAAGTAAGTAAGAAAAAGAGTTAATGTTGTAGTTGAAACCATAAggctatcatatatatatacatatataggtAATGAACAGATCACAGGTTGTTTGATATATGACAAGTTGAAAACATGTTGCTGCACTAGCCACTATGTACTTTCCAACATAAATTATACTTTAAAAGGAGCGTAAATGTACAAAAGTTAaaaactttatatttttaaaagtacTTGTATTGGATACATAacatatgaaattaaaaaattggaCTTACACATATTGAATATTGGAAAGTAGGCTCAAAGTCCATTGAGTCTAACCGAAGAATGAATTAAATGCCCAGTAGATCTTTAAACTTTGTGGAAGATGGTGGCCAGATGGGCTCTAATCCAGCTACTTTTTTTGGGGGACTTTGGGCTCAAACTTGCTT is part of the Gossypium arboreum isolate Shixiya-1 chromosome 5, ASM2569848v2, whole genome shotgun sequence genome and harbors:
- the LOC108453757 gene encoding uncharacterized protein LOC108453757, with protein sequence MPSGSKKRKAAKKKKEQATNNTNSSTNNNPHGNGDQRSQDERESDGGDVGSPASQGDPNHQHPFNEREEEGKRGASPVQSHVTEDKSVEEANRDAESSEISRSDDVFSVKVENESGPKEDLESTFVAIRHIKHEKSSSSSSSRSSSDDESQASQKNSKEEAYNFVSEATAYGNEDKLATVKSEEVLKLVENEAVGNVDSNSAVETANVDNLVKSGLYVPEELDHAAEVSANKSVSVVVEPGLKESEEKLLPSSNGVSQVELGENEGKNVSSAATSTAESSTMVENPQHLESHDHSEKQPLVASTPPVVQRTSLFSCCGLLDVLTGSGR
- the LOC108452990 gene encoding xyloglucan endotransglucosylase protein 1-like yields the protein MGNLRVSSMLLLSLMAAASANNFHQDVEITWGGGHARVLGRGNLLRLTMDKTAGGAGFKSNRDYLFGRFNMQMKLIAGNSAGTVTTFYLSSEGPSHDEIDLEFLGNKSGSPYTLHTNVFTQGQGGREEGFHLWFDPTKHFHTYSIVWNPKNIIILVDSIPIRVFNNEESIGVPYPNNQRMKVYASLWDADDWATRGGRVKTDWSKAPFVAYYRNFVAKSDWEMQGLSARGKKLLSWVRKRCRIYYYCNDERHGRGSRHPPPPECKA